In Juglans regia cultivar Chandler chromosome 13, Walnut 2.0, whole genome shotgun sequence, the following proteins share a genomic window:
- the LOC108988867 gene encoding scopoletin glucosyltransferase-like, with amino-acid sequence MGSKSRQLHIFFFPLMAPGHMLPVIDTARLITTQGVKATIITTPLNEPFVSKTIERTKTCSGFNIDIKTIKFPTVEVGLPEGCENIDSLTSVENSASFLTATGMLRQPLEQLLQDYRPHCIVADMFFPWATDVAAKFGIPRLVFHVTSFFSLSTQVSLQVYEPHKKVLSDSEPFVIPNFPDEIKLTRMKMANQFNDKEGAVLETEFTKVLKEANEADVRSYGVVVNSFYELEPAYANHYIKVLGRKAWHIGPVSLCNKDVEDKGQRGNESSIDKHECLKWLNAKNSDSVVYICFGSLANLTNSQLMEIAMGLEASEQQFIWVVKKGKDEKEEEDWLPKGFEKRMEGKGLIIRGWAPQVLILDHGAVGGFVTHCGWNSTLEGVTAGVPMVTWPMFAEQFYNEKLVTEVLKIGVPVGADQQFVNLMANDAYIIKKEAIENAVRRIMMVSEEAKEMRSRAKALGEMARRAMEKGGSSDSDLKALIEELKILSG; translated from the coding sequence ATGGGTAGCAAAAGTCGCCAGCTTCACATATTCTTCTTTCCCTTGATGGCCCCTGGCCATATGTTACCAGTCATCGACACGGCTAGGCTAATCACAACCCAAGGCGTCAAAGCGACCATAATCACCACCCCGCTCAACGAGCCTTTTGTCTCAAAAACGATTGAAAGAACCAAAACTTGCAGCGGCTTCAATATTGATATCAAAACCATCAAGTTCCCGACAGTAGAGGTTGGCCTGCCAGAAGGGTGCGAGAACATCGACTCCCTTACTTCCGTCGAAAACAGTGCTAGTTTCTTGACAGCCACGGGGATGCTCCGACAACCCCTCGAGCAGCTACTACAAGATTACCGACCTCATTGCATTGTTGCCGACATGTTCTTTCCATGGGCAACTGATGTTGCTGCTAAATTTGGCATCCCAAGGCTTGTTTTTCATGTAACCAGTTTTTTTTCTCTGTCTACTCAGGTGAGTCTACAAGTGTATGAACCTCACAAAAAAGTTTTATCTGATTCTGAACCTTTCGTCATTCCTAATTTTCCTGACGAGATAAAGTTGACAAGGATGAAAATGGCCAATCAGTTCAATGATAAGGAAGGCGCCGTACTTGAAACAGAATTTACAAAGGTTTTGAAAGAAGCCAATGAAGCAGATGTGAGGAGCTATGGGGTTGTTGTAAACAGCTTCTATGAGCTCGAACCGGCTTATGCAAATCATTACATAAAGGTCTTGGGAAGGAAGGCATGGCATATAGGTCCAGTTTCCCTATGCAACAAGGATGTTGAAGACAAAGGTCAGAGGGGAAACGAATCCTCCATCGATAAACACGAATGTTTGAAGTGGCTTAATGCAAAGAACAGTGATTCAGTTGTTTATATATGCTTCGGAAGTTTGGCCAACTTAACCAATTCTCAGCTAATGGAGATTGCAATGGGTCTTGAGGCTTCTGAACAACAATTCATTTGGGTAGTGAAGAAAGGCAAAGAcgagaaagaagaggaagattgGTTGCCGAAAGGATTCGAGAAGAGAATGGAAGGTAAGGGACTAATAATAAGAGGTTGGGCACCCCAGGTTTTGATTCTGGATCATGGAGCGGTAGGAGGATTTGTGACTCATTGTGGATGGAACTCAACGTTAGAAGGAGTGACTGCTGGGGTGCCTATGGTCACATGGCCTATGTTTGCTGAGCAGTTTTACAATGAGAAGCTAGTGACTGAAGTGTTGAAAATTGGAGTCCCTGTGGGTGCTGATCAGCAATTCGTTAATTTGATGGCGAATGAtgcttatattataaaaaaggaAGCAATAGAGAATGCAGTGAGGCGAATTATGATGGTAAGTGAAGAAGCAAAGGAAATGAGAAGCAGAGCCAAGGCACTTGGGGAGATGGCAAGGAGAGCCATGGAAAAAGGCGGATCATCCGATTCCGATTTGAAAGCTTTAATTGAAGAACTGAAGATCCTCAGCGGTTGA